A genomic stretch from Helianthus annuus cultivar XRQ/B chromosome 1, HanXRQr2.0-SUNRISE, whole genome shotgun sequence includes:
- the LOC110942741 gene encoding uncharacterized protein LOC110942741, whose amino-acid sequence MNCLSINLREVRSNRKSDWIRGLKTSYGIHFLAIQETKLQDSESFLFNKFWGRVEYKLAAVNSQGRSGGLACLWSPAVFRCVNLIHNRNFIVVSGILLQTGCRINLINVYAPNDAASRRAVWLEMLGVRNSLQGLWVVMGDINEVRNASERMNSEYIEANADAFNHFILSAGLVEYNMGGGNFTYISDNGRKLSKLDRFLVCLGFMEKWPNASVIALDREVSDHRPIILSAIQSDFGHIPFIFQFLV is encoded by the coding sequence ATGAATTGCCTTTCTATCAACTTAAGGGAGGTGCGAAGCAACAGGAAATCGGATTGGATTCGGGGGCTTAAGACCAGTTATGGGATTCATTTTCTAGCGATACAAGAAACCAAGTTGCAAGATTCTGAGTcttttttgtttaataaattttggGGCAGGGTTGAGTATAAGTTAGCGGCTGTGAATTCGCAAGGAAGGTCAGGGGGTCTAGCTTGCTTATGGAGCCCAGCAGTATTCAGGTGTGTGAATTTAATTCATAACAGAAATTTTATTGTCGTCTCAGGTATCCTTCTACAAACAGGGTGTAGAATCAACTTAATCAACGTATATGCACCTAATGATGCGGCAAGTAGGCGTGCCGTCTGGTTGGAAATGCTGGGGGTTAGGAACTCGTTGCAAGGGTTATGGGTTGTAATGGGGGACATTAATGAGGTGCGGAATGCCAGTGAGCGTATGAACTCAGAATATATTGAAGCTAATGCTGATGCATTCAATCATTTTATCCTTTCGGCGGGTCTGGTGGAATATAATATGGGTGGGGGTAACTTTACGTATATATCAGATAATGGCAGAAAGTTGAGCAAACTGGATCGTTTCCTGGTCTGTTTAGGCTTTATGGAGAAATGGCCTAATGCTTCGGTGATTGCTTTAGACAGGGAAGTGTCAGATCATCGGCCTATTATCCTGTCTGCTATCCAGTCAGATTTTGGCCACATCCCGTTTATTTTTCAATTCTTGGTTTGA
- the LOC110940076 gene encoding probable serine/threonine-protein kinase PBL7, whose amino-acid sequence MGCFLCAGGDSSAKKSSKNKRNDDVLDDQSSPTPTQSSDTTKVYVEAKKEDDAIKVEQHNEAKKENDAIKIERGNEAKENDAIKVEQRNGAKKENDAIKVDRRNGAKKENDAIKVDRRNEAKKENDAIKVERRNEAKKENDAIKVERRNEAKKENDAIKVERRNEAKKENDAMKVERRNEAKKENDATKVEKRNEAKKENGTTKVEKRNEVKKENDTIKIEQRNEVKKENDTTKVEKRNEVKEENGTTKIEQRNEVKKENDTIKIEQCNEVKKENAEIVSQSSASSGSVGKNKSPEEGSPVNKARTFTYAQLVKATDNFKAAYFLGEGGFGKVYKGKFEDSDQIVAIKQLDPNGLQGIREFVVEVLTLSMADHPNLVKLIGYCVEGEHRLLVYEYMPLGSLEDHLHGRWRHKKRLDWNTRMNIAAGAARGLEYLHDKMNPPVIYRDMKGSNILLGEFYNAKLSDFGLAKVGPLGDKTHVSTRVMGTYGYCAPDYAMTGQLTFKSDIYSYGVMLLELITGRKAMDNTRPKLEENIVDWARPLFKDRRKFWRMADPALEGEYPVRGLYQALAIAAMCVQEKPHMRPLIADVVTALNYLALQKYEPSTNPVQASRRASRVQRLIDEKKPDV is encoded by the exons ATGGGTTGTTTCCTCTGCGCTGGGGGAGATTCTTCTGCCAAAAAATCATCCAAAAACAAGCGAAACGACGACGTACTCGACGATCAATCAAGCCCTACACCCACCCAATCTtctg ACACAACAAAAGTCTACGTTGAAGCGAAGAAGGAAGATGATGCAATAAAAGTCGAACAACATAATGAAGCGAAGAAGGAAAATGATGCAATAAAAATCGAACGAGGTAATGAAGCGAAGGAAAATGATGCAATAAAAGTCGAACAACGTAATGGAGCGAAGAAGGAAAATGATGCAATAAAAGTCGACCGACGTAATGGAGCGAAGAAGGAAAATGATGCAATAAAAGTCGACCGACGTAATGAAGCGAAGAAGGAAAATGATGCAATAAAAGTGGAACGACGTAATGAAGCGAAGAAGGAAAATGATGCGATAAAAGTCGAACGACGTAATGAAGCGAAGAAGGAAAATGATGCGATAAAAGTTGAACGACGTAATGAAGCGAAGAAGGAAAATGATGCAATGAAAGTCGAACGACGTAATGAAGCGAAGAAGGAAAATGATGCAACAAAAGTCGAAAAGCGTAATGAAGCGAAGAAGGAAAATGGTACAACAAAAGTCGAAAAACGTAATGAAGTGAAGAAGGAAAACGATACAATAAAAATCGAACAACGTAATGAAGTGAAGAAAGAAAATGATACAACAAAAGTCGAAAAGCGTAATGAAGTGAAGGAGGAAAATGGTACAACAAAAATTGAACAACGTAATGAAGTGAAGAAGGAAAACGATACAATAAAAATCGAACAGTGTAATGAAGTGAAGAAGGAAAATGCAGAAATTGTTAGTCAATCATCGGCTTCTAGCGGGTCTGTTGGGAAGAATAAGTCCCCTGAAGAGGGAAGCCCGGTGAACAAAGCACGAACGTTTACATATGCACAGTTAGTGAAGGCAACTGATAATTTTAAAGCTGCTTATTTCTTGGGTGAAGGTGGATTCGGCAAAGTTTACAAGGGAAAATTCGAAGATTCTGATCAG ATTGTGGCTATAAAGCAATTGGATCCCAATGGGTTGCAAGGGATTAGGGAATTTGTCGTTGAAGTTTTAACGTTAAGCATGGCAGATCATCctaatcttgtgaaattaatcggTTATTGTGTCGAAGGAGAACACAGATTATTGGTGTATGAGTACATGCCATTAGGCTCTTTAGAAGATCATTTACATG GTCGGTGGCGCCACAAAAAACGGCTTGATTGGAACACGAGGATGAATATAGCAGCTGGTGCAGCAAGAGGGTTAGAGTATTTACATGACAAAATGAACCCACCGGTTATATATCGGGATATGAAGGGTTCAAATATTTTGCTAGGTGAGTTTTATAATGCAAAATTATCGGATTTTGGCTTGGCAAAAGTGGGCCCGCTTGGAGATAAAACTCATGTTTCGACCAGAGTGATGGGCACTTACGGGTATTGTGCTCCTGACTATGCAATGACGGGACAACTCACGTTTAAGTCAGATATTTATAGCTATGGGGTTATGTTATTGGAGCTAATTACGGGCCGGAAAGCAATGGATAATACAAGGCCTAAACTAGAGGAAAATATTGTTGATTGG gcACGACCGTTGTTTAAAGATAGAAGGAAATTTTGGCGAATGGCGGACCCGGCTCTAGAAGGTGAATATCCGGTTAGAGGGTTATATCAAGCGCTAGCAATAGCCGCAATGTGTGTTCAAGAAAAACCACACATGAGACCACTAATTGCTGATGTGGTCACTGCTCTCAACTATCTTGCTTTGCAAAAGTATGAACCCTCAACTAACCCCGTTCAAGCTTCTAGAAGGGCTTCTCGTGTTCAAAGATTAATTGATGAAAAGAAACCCGATGTGTAA
- the LOC110942742 gene encoding uncharacterized protein LOC110942742, whose translation MNQVISAVIANGNNISFWLDRWVDPLPFYLQFPDLFKVERDKECMVTDRISAGDDGIVFNWAWTKPDLGLEELNQVQHLIGLIGGLALTSGIDGWCWKYDPSGNFSVASIKRILSSTNRISPERVFEWNNWVSKKVGMVAWRAKMERMPTKHALAIRNVPVLDHLCVLCGDYVETCDHIFVSCHFAQIVWLNIAAWCKLPPIIAFGINDLLTLHGVSSGSRKKRKALHAVVLVTFWCIWKMRNDVVFRQSSPNAMKMLDKIKSMAYLWVNHRSKEAALTWEDWSRFNFGG comes from the coding sequence ATGAATCAGGTTATCTCTGCGGTGATTGCGAATGGTAACAATATTTCTTTTTGGTTAGATAGATGGGTAGATCCTCTACCGTTTTATTTACAGTTTCCAgatttatttaaagttgaaaggGACAAGGAGTGTATGGTTACTGACCGAATTAGTGCTGGGGATGATGGTATTGTCTTTAATTGGGCCTGGACCAAGCCTGATCTTGGTTTGGAGGAGTTAAATCAGGTCCAGCACCTCATCGGTTTGATCGGTGGTTTGGCTTTAACCTCGGGTATAGATGGATGGTGCTGGAAGTATGACCCGAGTGGTAATTTTAGTGTGGCCAGCATTAAAAGAATTTTGAGTTCTACAAATCGTATTAGCCCGGAAAGAGTTTTTGAGTGGAATAATTGGGTATCAAAAAAAGTTGGCATGGTTGCTTGGAGGGCAAAAATGGAAAGGATGCCAACCAAACATGCTCTAGCAATTCGGAATGTGCCGGTTCTTGATCATCTGTGTGTACTTTGCGGCGACTATGTAGAGACATGTGATCATATATTCGTGTCGTGTCATTTTGCACAAATAGTTTGGCTGAACATAGCGGCTTGGTGTAAGTTACCGCCTATAATTGCTTTCGGTATAAACGACCTACTGACGTTACACGGGGTTAGCTCAGGATCGAGGAAAAAAAGGAAAGCATTACATGCCGTCGTCTTGGTAACGTTCTGGTGTATATGGAAAATGAGGAATGATGTCGTTTTTAGACAAAGTTCCCCAAACGCTATGAAGATGTTAGACAAGATTAAATCAATGGCGTACCTTTGGGTAAATCATAGGTCAAAAGAGGCGGCACTAACATGGGAAGATTGGAGTAGGTTTAACTTTGGCGGCTAG